The proteins below are encoded in one region of Chrysemys picta bellii isolate R12L10 chromosome 4, ASM1138683v2, whole genome shotgun sequence:
- the FGF4 gene encoding fibroblast growth factor 4 translates to MLIRMTLPSAFLPILLLGLLSPWVVRCAPFSAQHNDTLEWRWETLFSRSMARLPGERKEISRDSDYLLGIKRLRRLYCNVGIGFHIQVLPDGRINGIHNENRYSLLEISPVERGVVSLFGVKSGLFVAMNSKGKLYGSTHFNDECKFKEILLPNNYNAYESRIYPGMYIALSKNGRTKKGNKVSPTMTVTHFLPRI, encoded by the exons ATGTTGATCAGGATGACTCTCCCCTCGGCCTTCTTGCCAATCTTGCTCCTGGGACTGCTTTCGCCTTGGGTGGTGCGCTGCGCTCCTTTCTCTGCCCAGCACAACGACACCCTGGAGTGGCGCTGGGAGACTCTCTTCTCTCGCTCCATGGCCAGGCTCCcgggggagaggaaagagatcAGCCGGGACAGTGACTATCTGCTGGGCATCAAGAGGCTGCGACGTCTCTACTGTAACGTAGGCATCGGGTTTCACATCCAAGTCTTGCCAGACGGCAGAATCAACGGGATTCACAACGAAAATCGATACA GTCTGCTTGAAATTTCTCCAGTGGAAAGAGGAGTGGTGAGCCTATTTGGTGTTAAAAGTGGACTCTTCGTAGCCATGAATAGCAAAGGCAAGCTCTATGGATCT ACCCATTTCAACGATGAATGTAAATTCAAAGAGATTCTCCTGCCGAACAACTACAATGCTTACGAGTCCAGGATTTACCCTGGCATGTACATAGCTCTGAGCAAAAATGGAAGAACAAAGAAAGGCAACAAAGTGTCTCCCACAATGACAGTGACACATTTTCTTCCTAGAATCTGA